The following coding sequences lie in one Silene latifolia isolate original U9 population chromosome 5, ASM4854445v1, whole genome shotgun sequence genomic window:
- the LOC141656255 gene encoding uncharacterized protein LOC141656255 isoform X1, with translation MEVESNSRLSVPANCLEDEFASKITLAPTNSFTDESDLETTSLDDGWWDKMDEEYWLQVEDMSECYTTFLCEDLGSHVRTVTMNGQKVEKPAKRWSIYLNDGPPEGCTQMAYHLDILKQVVGSDASEVYESKGVDTVFLAILTNEECGKLSGLKQVSYVLDGNFLM, from the exons ATGGAAGTCGAGAGCAATTCGCGCCTTTC GGTTCCTGCGAACTGTTTAGAGGATGAATTCGCTTCGAAAATCACTTT GGCACCTACAAACAGTTTCACGGACGAATCCGATTTGGAAACCACTTC GCTAGATGATGGATGGTGGGACAAAATGGACGAAGAGTATTGGCTACAGGTTGAG GATATGTCGGAATGTTACACCACTTTCCTTTGTGAAG ACCTGGGTTCACATGTTAGGACTGTTACTATGAATGGGCAGAAGGTTGAAAAACCTGCAAAGCGG TGGTCTATTTATCTGAATGATGGTCCACCAGAAGGTTGTACACAAATGGCATACCATTTGGACATCTTGAAACAAGTTGTGGGCAG TGATGCATCCGAGGTTTATGAGAGTAAAGGAGTTGATACTGTGTTTCTAGCCATTCTTACAAACGAGGAGTGTGGTAAACTAAGTG GCTTGAAACAGGTAAGTTATGTCTTGGATGGTAATTTTTTAATGTGA
- the LOC141656255 gene encoding uncharacterized protein LOC141656255 isoform X2, whose amino-acid sequence MEVESNSRLSVPANCLEDEFASKITLAPTNSFTDESDLETTSLDDGWWDKMDEEYWLQVEVCLFLLLNCLADLGSHVRTVTMNGQKVEKPAKRWSIYLNDGPPEGCTQMAYHLDILKQVVGSDASEVYESKGVDTVFLAILTNEECGKLSGLKQVSYVLDGNFLM is encoded by the exons ATGGAAGTCGAGAGCAATTCGCGCCTTTC GGTTCCTGCGAACTGTTTAGAGGATGAATTCGCTTCGAAAATCACTTT GGCACCTACAAACAGTTTCACGGACGAATCCGATTTGGAAACCACTTC GCTAGATGATGGATGGTGGGACAAAATGGACGAAGAGTATTGGCTACAGGTTGAGGTATGCCTATTT TTACTATTGAATTGTCTTGCAGACCTGGGTTCACATGTTAGGACTGTTACTATGAATGGGCAGAAGGTTGAAAAACCTGCAAAGCGG TGGTCTATTTATCTGAATGATGGTCCACCAGAAGGTTGTACACAAATGGCATACCATTTGGACATCTTGAAACAAGTTGTGGGCAG TGATGCATCCGAGGTTTATGAGAGTAAAGGAGTTGATACTGTGTTTCTAGCCATTCTTACAAACGAGGAGTGTGGTAAACTAAGTG GCTTGAAACAGGTAAGTTATGTCTTGGATGGTAATTTTTTAATGTGA
- the LOC141657879 gene encoding octanoyltransferase LIP2, mitochondrial produces the protein MSVRRCLDVWKMGTFNYLGALKLQEQLVSERKAQKITDTLISLQHPPTYTLGKRKTEHNLLVSEPELRNMGAELHYTQRGGDVTYHGPSQAILYPIISLRGIGIGARSYVEKLELTMIELASIYGVIASPGQKGETGVWVGDKKIGAIGVRIQNGVTSHGLAFNINPDLKYFQHIVPCGIADKEVTSLRRETSLDLPCDEVIQEQLISCFARQFGFSPVMIDKTHFQ, from the coding sequence ATGAGTGTTCGTCGTTGTCTTGATGTTTGGAAGATGGGCACTTTTAACTATTTGGGTGCGCTTAAGCTGCAAGAGCAGCTGGTTTCTGAAAGGAAGGCTCAGAAGATAACAGATACTCTTATATCTTTGCAACATCCTCCAACGTACACTCTTGGCAAACGAAAGACCGAACACAACTTGCTAGTTTCTGAGCCTGAGTTGAGGAATATGGGAGCTGAACTTCACTACACTCAAAGAGGAGGAGACGTCACATATCACGGTCCTAGTCAAGCTATTTTATATCCAATCATCTCCCTTCGCGGTATTGGGATTGGTGCTCGTAGTTATGTAGAAAAACTTGAATTAACAATGATTGAACTTGCTTCTATATATGGTGTAATAGCTTCCCCGGGACAAAAAGGTGAAACTGGGGTGTGGGTTGGAGACAAAAAGATTGGTGCCATCGGTGTACGTATTCAAAATGGAGTAACCTCTCATGGTCTAGCATTCAATATTAATCCGGATCTCAAGTACTTTCAGCATATTGTGCCATGTGGGATTGCAGACAAAGAAGTCACGTCTTTGAGAAGGGAGACAAGTTTGGATCTTCCTTGTGATGAAGTCATTCAGGAACAGTTGATATCTTGTTTTGCTAGACAGTTTGGTTTTAGTCCAGTAATGATTGATAAAACCCATTTTCAATGA